From Phenylobacterium immobile (ATCC 35973), a single genomic window includes:
- the rpsU gene encoding 30S ribosomal protein S21 — translation MVQIFVRDNNVDQALKALKKKMQREGSFREMKRHVHYEKPSEKRARQKAEAVRRARKLARKRAQREGLIAAPKKPAR, via the coding sequence CTGGTTCAGATTTTCGTTCGCGACAACAACGTCGACCAAGCCCTCAAGGCGCTGAAAAAGAAGATGCAGCGCGAAGGCTCCTTCCGCGAGATGAAGCGCCACGTGCACTACGAAAAGCCGTCGGAAAAGCGCGCTCGCCAGAAGGCTGAAGCCGTCCGTCGCGCCCGCAAGCTGGCTCGCAAGCGCGCCCAGCGCGAAGGCCTAATCGCTGCGCCAAAGAAGCCTGCGCGTTAA
- the thiD gene encoding bifunctional hydroxymethylpyrimidine kinase/phosphomethylpyrimidine kinase has translation MANLGRVLIIAGSDSGGGAGIQADIKTVTMLGAYAATAITAVTVQNTLGVKAVHPIPPKIVEAQARAVLDDIGADAIKTGMLGDRIMVEATAGILDRASEIPAVIDPVMIAKGGHPLLADQAVSAVRALLVPRAALLTPNAPEAEALAGVAVDSLDAMRAAGVILLSMGARAVLMKGGHVPGERVTDVLMTANGETLFEAERIDTRHTHGTGCTLASACAAGLAQGLPMEIAVATAWAYVQEAIRHAPGLGHGHGPLDHAWSLR, from the coding sequence ATGGCCAACCTTGGACGTGTTCTCATCATCGCTGGCTCAGATTCCGGCGGCGGCGCCGGCATCCAGGCCGACATCAAGACGGTCACCATGTTGGGCGCCTATGCGGCGACCGCCATCACCGCCGTCACTGTGCAGAACACCCTAGGCGTGAAGGCTGTTCACCCGATCCCCCCGAAGATCGTCGAGGCCCAGGCCCGCGCCGTGCTCGACGATATTGGCGCAGACGCCATTAAGACCGGCATGCTGGGCGATCGCATCATGGTCGAGGCGACGGCCGGCATCCTCGACCGGGCCTCCGAAATTCCCGCCGTCATCGATCCCGTGATGATCGCCAAGGGCGGCCACCCCCTGCTGGCCGATCAGGCGGTCAGCGCCGTCCGCGCCCTGCTCGTCCCGCGCGCCGCGCTGCTGACGCCCAACGCCCCCGAGGCTGAGGCGCTGGCGGGCGTCGCGGTCGACTCCCTCGACGCCATGCGCGCCGCCGGCGTCATCCTGCTGTCGATGGGCGCCCGCGCCGTCCTGATGAAGGGCGGCCATGTGCCGGGTGAACGCGTGACCGACGTCCTGATGACCGCAAACGGCGAAACCCTGTTCGAGGCCGAGCGAATCGATACGCGCCATACCCACGGCACCGGCTGCACCCTGGCCTCCGCCTGCGCCGCCGGCCTGGCTCAGGGCCTGCCGATGGAGATCGCCGTCGCCACCGCCTGGGCCTATGTGCAGGAGGCGATCCGCCACGCCCCTGGGCTGGGCCATGGACACGGTCCTCTCGACCACGCGTGGTCCCTGCGATGA
- a CDS encoding COQ9 family protein, translating to MTTGETLDWAQTTEQAVLDHALRLAPAHGWSWPMARAAGAAAGLSEGETDLLLPQGPKDLAALACRRHDQQCLAALSDVEPMSLKVRERIARGLEARLAVALAGAAAERRLAGFLALPQNLPLAGRLAWASADSLWRWAGDTATDENHYTKRAILSGVLATALAIGLSEGQDGAFAYVQRRIDDVMAFERWKATTAFRPQAALTGLASALGRLRYPSP from the coding sequence ATGACGACGGGCGAAACCCTGGACTGGGCGCAAACCACCGAGCAGGCGGTGCTGGATCATGCGCTGCGCCTGGCGCCGGCCCACGGCTGGTCCTGGCCGATGGCTCGCGCCGCCGGCGCGGCGGCCGGCTTGAGCGAAGGCGAGACCGACCTGCTCCTGCCGCAGGGGCCCAAGGACCTCGCAGCTCTGGCCTGCCGGCGGCATGACCAGCAGTGCCTGGCCGCGCTCAGCGATGTCGAACCCATGAGTCTGAAGGTGCGCGAGCGCATCGCCCGCGGCTTGGAGGCCAGGCTCGCCGTGGCCCTGGCCGGCGCCGCTGCGGAACGGCGGCTGGCGGGCTTCCTCGCCTTGCCGCAAAACCTGCCGCTGGCCGGCCGGCTGGCCTGGGCCAGCGCCGACAGTCTCTGGCGCTGGGCCGGCGACACCGCCACCGACGAGAACCACTATACGAAGCGCGCGATCCTGTCGGGCGTACTGGCCACGGCCCTGGCCATCGGGTTGAGCGAGGGCCAGGATGGGGCCTTCGCCTACGTCCAGCGCCGTATCGACGATGTCATGGCCTTCGAGAGATGGAAGGCGACTACGGCCTTCAGGCCGCAGGCCGCACTGACAGGATTGGCCTCTGCGCTCGGTCGCTTGCGTTATCCGAGCCCCTGA
- a CDS encoding TIGR02444 family protein, whose amino-acid sequence MDRDDSLWIWSLAIYGRPDVADAGLVLQERYDQNLCLLLWAAWSRAAEPEVFTRAAQISAGWEALAVLPLRALRRGLKAEQDGVASAAREAFRATVADVELNAEKVLLDSLEPLAPRGDGDLMAAMSLASMAWRNSAPPEALARLASAIETAAGDIAEAALRDRLSALRRDHAELDTSIEILSRVAIPDMMLIGRLKRKKLALKDAISQLEDELTPDIIA is encoded by the coding sequence ATGGATCGCGACGACAGCCTGTGGATCTGGTCGCTGGCCATCTATGGGCGGCCGGATGTGGCTGACGCGGGCCTGGTGCTGCAGGAGCGCTACGACCAGAACCTGTGCCTCCTGCTGTGGGCCGCCTGGTCGCGCGCCGCCGAACCTGAGGTGTTCACCCGGGCCGCGCAGATCTCGGCGGGCTGGGAAGCCCTCGCCGTCCTGCCGCTCCGCGCCCTGCGCCGCGGTCTCAAGGCCGAGCAGGACGGTGTCGCCAGCGCGGCCCGCGAAGCCTTCCGCGCCACGGTCGCCGATGTCGAGCTGAATGCGGAAAAGGTGCTCCTGGACAGTCTCGAGCCACTCGCGCCGCGCGGCGACGGTGATTTGATGGCGGCGATGAGCCTGGCCTCCATGGCCTGGCGCAACTCCGCCCCGCCTGAAGCCCTGGCGCGCTTGGCGAGCGCCATAGAGACCGCCGCGGGCGATATCGCCGAGGCCGCGTTGCGCGACCGCCTGTCCGCCTTGCGCCGCGATCACGCCGAGCTCGACACCTCCATCGAGATCCTGTCTCGGGTCGCCATACCCGACATGATGCTGATCGGCCGGCTGAAGCGCAAAAAGCTCGCCTTGAAGGACGCCATCAGCCAGCTGGAAGACGAGCTGACCCCCGACATCATCGCCTAG
- the purE gene encoding 5-(carboxyamino)imidazole ribonucleotide mutase, giving the protein MSETTASQTTAPVAIIMGSRSDWPTMKGAAEMLDALGVAYQAKVVSAHRTPQRMYDFATGARARGVKVIIAGAGGAAHLPGMTASLTDLPVLGVPVQSKALSGMDSLLSIAQMPAGIPVGTLAIGEAGAKNAGLLAARILSLGDEGLAERLAAFIARQTASVAETVED; this is encoded by the coding sequence ATGAGCGAAACGACCGCGTCACAGACGACTGCGCCCGTCGCCATCATCATGGGCAGCCGTTCTGACTGGCCGACGATGAAGGGCGCCGCCGAGATGCTGGACGCCCTGGGCGTGGCCTATCAGGCCAAGGTGGTCTCGGCCCACCGCACGCCGCAACGGATGTACGATTTCGCCACCGGCGCACGCGCCCGCGGCGTCAAGGTGATCATCGCCGGCGCAGGCGGGGCGGCCCACCTTCCGGGCATGACCGCGTCCTTGACCGACTTGCCCGTGCTGGGCGTACCGGTGCAGTCCAAGGCGCTCAGCGGCATGGATTCCCTCCTGTCGATCGCCCAGATGCCCGCCGGCATCCCGGTGGGGACCTTGGCCATCGGCGAGGCCGGGGCCAAAAACGCCGGCCTCCTGGCCGCCCGCATCCTGTCGCTCGGAGACGAAGGCCTGGCCGAGCGGCTGGCGGCCTTCATCGCGCGACAGACAGCCTCAGTCGCCGAGACGGTCGAGGACTAG
- a CDS encoding phosphoserine transaminase encodes MAMTTAKPAMQPARPEFSSGPCAKRPGWTPENLSGAVLGRSHRSKLGKARLQEAITRTRAVLQVPDDFLIGIVPGSDTGAVEMAMWSMLGARKVQLLAFESFGKDWVTDVTKQLKIDAEVLDAPYGKLPDLTKVDPACDLVFTWNGTTSGVRVPNADFISADREGVVICDATSAAFAQDLDWAKLDVITFSWQKALGGEGAHGVLILSPRAVARLESYTPAWPMPKLFRMTKGGKVGLDLFEGATINTPSMLAVEDAIDALKWGEQIGGLAEMQRRADANLAVLAEWVDKTAWVEFLAETVETRSNTSVCLKVVDPKITALSDDAQADFAKKLAALLEKEGVALDIGGYRDAPAGLRIWCGATVDTADLDALTPWLDWAFASLSAELAAA; translated from the coding sequence ATCGCTATGACCACCGCCAAACCGGCCATGCAGCCGGCTCGACCCGAATTCTCTTCCGGCCCCTGCGCCAAGCGCCCCGGCTGGACCCCCGAAAATCTGTCCGGCGCGGTTCTCGGCCGCTCGCACCGCTCCAAGCTGGGCAAGGCCCGGCTGCAGGAAGCGATCACGCGCACCCGCGCCGTGCTGCAGGTGCCCGACGACTTCCTGATCGGCATCGTCCCTGGCTCCGACACCGGCGCCGTGGAGATGGCGATGTGGTCGATGCTGGGCGCCCGCAAGGTTCAGCTTCTGGCCTTCGAAAGCTTCGGCAAGGATTGGGTGACCGACGTCACCAAGCAGCTGAAGATCGACGCCGAGGTGCTGGACGCGCCCTATGGCAAGCTGCCCGACCTGACCAAGGTCGACCCGGCCTGCGACCTCGTCTTCACCTGGAACGGCACGACCTCGGGCGTGCGCGTGCCCAACGCCGACTTCATCAGCGCCGACCGCGAAGGCGTCGTCATCTGCGACGCCACCAGCGCGGCCTTCGCCCAGGATCTCGACTGGGCCAAGCTCGATGTGATCACCTTCTCCTGGCAGAAGGCGCTGGGCGGTGAAGGCGCGCATGGCGTGCTGATCCTGTCGCCCCGCGCCGTCGCCCGCCTGGAAAGCTACACCCCGGCCTGGCCGATGCCGAAGCTCTTCCGCATGACCAAGGGCGGCAAGGTCGGCCTCGACCTCTTCGAAGGCGCGACGATCAACACGCCCTCCATGCTGGCCGTGGAAGACGCGATCGACGCCCTGAAGTGGGGCGAACAGATCGGCGGCCTCGCCGAGATGCAGCGCCGCGCTGACGCCAACCTCGCCGTCCTGGCCGAGTGGGTCGACAAGACCGCCTGGGTCGAGTTCCTGGCCGAGACGGTTGAGACCCGCTCCAACACCTCGGTGTGTCTGAAGGTCGTCGATCCCAAGATCACCGCCCTGTCTGACGACGCCCAGGCCGACTTCGCCAAGAAGCTGGCCGCGCTCCTCGAGAAGGAGGGGGTCGCCCTCGACATCGGCGGCTATCGCGACGCGCCGGCGGGCCTGCGGATCTGGTGCGGGGCGACGGTGGACACCGCCGATCTCGACGCGCTCACGCCCTGGCTCGACTGGGCCTTCGCCTCCCTGTCTGCGGAGCTGGCGGCGGCCTGA
- the serA gene encoding phosphoglycerate dehydrogenase — protein sequence MPRVLIADKLSPAAIDIFKQRGVDADVKTGLTKDELLQIIGDYDGLAVRSATKADKDVIAAATKLKVIGRAGIGVDNVDIPSATAAGIVVMNTPFGNSITTAEHAIAMMFALARQMPAADASTQAGKWEKNRFMGVELFGKTLGLIGAGNIGSIVADRAQGLKMKVVAFDPFLSDDRAVEIGVEKVELEDLLARADVITLHTPLTDKTRNILSAENLAKTKKGVLIVNCARGGLVDEAALRAGLDSGHIGGAGFDVFVEEPAKANVLFGAENFVATPHLGASTNEAQENVALQVAEQMSDYLLTGAVSNALNSPSVTAEEAPRLKPFVALAEKLGAFAGQMVDFGVKAIDIAYEGDVAALNTRPLTAAALAGVMRPMLAEVNMVSAPAVAKERGITVSESRQDESPIYESLIRITVTTEKGKRSFAGSVLAGMPRIIEVKSMDLDAPFAPTMLYVNNLDKPGFIGSLGALLADAGVNIATFNLGRVSAGEDAIALVGVDQEPTEALLTSIQTLPNVKEARTLRF from the coding sequence ATGCCCCGCGTTCTGATCGCTGACAAACTGAGCCCCGCCGCCATCGACATCTTCAAGCAGCGCGGCGTCGACGCCGATGTGAAGACCGGCCTGACCAAGGACGAGCTGCTGCAGATCATCGGCGACTACGACGGCCTGGCCGTCCGCTCGGCCACCAAGGCCGACAAGGATGTCATCGCCGCCGCCACCAAGCTGAAGGTCATCGGCCGCGCCGGCATCGGCGTCGACAACGTCGATATCCCCTCGGCCACCGCCGCCGGCATCGTCGTCATGAACACCCCCTTCGGCAACTCGATCACCACCGCCGAACACGCCATCGCCATGATGTTCGCCCTGGCCCGCCAGATGCCCGCCGCCGACGCCTCCACCCAGGCCGGCAAGTGGGAGAAGAACCGCTTCATGGGCGTCGAGTTGTTCGGCAAGACGCTGGGCCTCATCGGCGCGGGCAACATCGGCTCGATCGTCGCGGACCGCGCTCAGGGCCTGAAGATGAAGGTCGTGGCCTTCGACCCCTTCCTGTCGGACGACCGCGCCGTCGAGATCGGCGTTGAGAAGGTGGAGCTGGAGGACCTGCTGGCCCGCGCCGACGTCATCACCCTGCACACCCCGCTCACCGACAAGACCCGTAACATCCTGTCGGCCGAGAACCTGGCCAAGACCAAGAAGGGCGTCCTGATCGTCAACTGCGCCCGCGGCGGCCTGGTCGATGAGGCCGCCCTGCGCGCCGGCCTCGACAGCGGTCACATCGGCGGCGCCGGCTTCGACGTCTTCGTCGAGGAACCGGCCAAGGCCAATGTGCTGTTCGGCGCCGAGAACTTCGTCGCCACCCCGCATCTGGGCGCCTCGACCAACGAGGCCCAGGAGAACGTCGCCCTGCAGGTCGCCGAACAGATGAGCGACTACCTGCTGACCGGCGCGGTCTCCAACGCCCTGAACAGCCCCTCGGTCACGGCGGAAGAAGCGCCGCGCCTGAAGCCCTTCGTGGCGCTGGCCGAAAAGCTCGGCGCCTTCGCCGGCCAGATGGTCGACTTCGGCGTCAAGGCCATCGACATCGCCTATGAGGGCGACGTGGCGGCGCTGAACACCCGACCGCTGACCGCCGCGGCGCTCGCCGGCGTCATGCGCCCGATGCTGGCCGAGGTGAACATGGTCTCGGCTCCCGCCGTGGCCAAGGAACGCGGCATCACCGTCTCGGAAAGCCGCCAGGACGAGAGCCCCATCTACGAGAGCCTGATCCGCATCACCGTCACCACCGAGAAGGGCAAGCGCTCCTTCGCCGGGTCGGTGCTGGCCGGCATGCCGCGCATCATCGAGGTGAAGTCCATGGACCTGGACGCGCCCTTCGCGCCGACCATGCTCTATGTGAACAACCTGGATAAGCCAGGCTTCATCGGCAGCCTGGGCGCCCTGCTGGCGGACGCCGGCGTCAACATCGCCACCTTCAACCTCGGCCGTGTCTCGGCCGGCGAAGACGCCATCGCCCTCGTCGGCGTCGACCAGGAACCCACCGAGGCCCTGCTGACCTCGATCCAGACCCTGCCCAACGTCAAGGAAGCGCGGACCCTGCGGTTCTAA
- the ftsH gene encoding ATP-dependent zinc metalloprotease FtsH gives MNLRNLVIWGVIVVVLVGLYSMVSGGGHAAGVSEVTYSQMLNKVNSGEVRQAVIRGAVVEVKDSAGKTFTAVTPNNQDDLVKRLEGQGADISVKAAGGFTLIGFILNSLPILLLIGVWIFFMRQMQGGARGAMGFGKSKARLLTENKNRVMFDDVAGVDEAKEELSEVVDFLKDPQRFQRLGGKIPKGALLVGPPGTGKTLIARAVAGEAGVPFFSISGSDFVEMFVGVGASRVRDMFEQAKKNAPCIIFIDEIDAVGRHRGAGLGGGNDEREQTLNQLLVEMDGFESTEGIILIAATNRPDVLDPALLRPGRFDRQVVVPNPDINGRERILRVHMKNVPLAADVDTKIVARGTPGFSGADLANLVNEAALMAARKNRRMVTMRDFEDAKDKVMMGAERRSMVMTEDEKKMTAYHEGGHALVALNVASTDPVHKATIIPRGRALGMVMQLPERDKLSMSYEQMTSRLAILFGGRVAEELIFGKDKVTSGASSDISQATKLAKAMVTKWGFSDLLGAVEYGENQEEVFLGHSVARNQNVSEETARIIDQEVKRLVKAGEDEARHILTTKLEELHILARSLLEYETLSGDEIIAALKGVAPSREDKEAKRPNGPAVSVPISPRPADPEPA, from the coding sequence ATGAACCTGCGCAATCTTGTCATCTGGGGCGTTATCGTCGTCGTCCTGGTGGGCCTCTACAGCATGGTGAGCGGCGGTGGCCACGCGGCCGGCGTCAGCGAAGTCACCTATTCGCAAATGCTCAACAAGGTGAACTCCGGCGAGGTGCGCCAGGCGGTCATCCGCGGCGCCGTCGTCGAGGTCAAGGACAGCGCCGGCAAGACGTTCACGGCGGTGACGCCGAACAATCAGGACGACCTGGTCAAGCGGCTGGAAGGCCAGGGCGCGGACATCTCGGTGAAGGCCGCCGGCGGCTTCACCCTGATCGGCTTCATCCTGAACAGTCTGCCGATCCTGCTGCTGATCGGCGTCTGGATTTTCTTCATGCGCCAGATGCAGGGCGGCGCGCGTGGCGCGATGGGTTTCGGCAAGTCCAAGGCCCGCCTGCTGACTGAGAACAAAAACCGCGTGATGTTCGACGATGTCGCCGGCGTCGACGAAGCCAAGGAGGAACTCTCTGAAGTCGTCGACTTCCTGAAGGATCCGCAGCGCTTCCAGCGCCTGGGCGGCAAGATTCCCAAGGGCGCGCTGCTGGTCGGCCCGCCCGGCACCGGCAAGACGCTGATCGCTCGCGCTGTCGCCGGCGAGGCGGGCGTGCCGTTCTTTTCGATCTCGGGCTCGGATTTCGTGGAGATGTTCGTGGGCGTCGGCGCGAGCCGCGTGCGCGACATGTTCGAACAGGCCAAGAAAAACGCCCCCTGCATCATCTTCATTGACGAAATCGACGCCGTCGGCCGCCACCGTGGCGCGGGCCTGGGCGGCGGCAATGACGAACGCGAGCAGACCCTGAACCAGCTGCTGGTCGAAATGGACGGCTTTGAGTCCACCGAGGGCATCATCCTGATCGCCGCGACCAACCGGCCCGACGTGCTCGATCCCGCTCTGCTGCGGCCGGGCCGTTTCGACCGCCAGGTCGTGGTGCCGAATCCCGACATCAACGGCCGTGAACGCATCCTGCGCGTCCACATGAAGAACGTGCCCCTGGCCGCCGACGTCGACACCAAGATTGTCGCACGCGGCACGCCGGGCTTCTCCGGCGCCGACCTTGCCAACCTGGTGAACGAAGCCGCCCTGATGGCCGCCCGCAAGAACCGCCGCATGGTCACCATGCGCGACTTCGAAGACGCCAAGGACAAGGTCATGATGGGCGCCGAGCGCCGGTCGATGGTCATGACCGAGGACGAGAAGAAGATGACCGCGTACCACGAGGGCGGCCACGCCCTGGTGGCGCTGAACGTCGCCTCCACCGATCCTGTGCACAAGGCGACGATCATTCCGCGCGGCCGCGCGCTGGGCATGGTCATGCAGCTGCCGGAGCGCGACAAGCTGTCGATGAGCTACGAGCAGATGACGTCCAGGCTCGCGATCCTGTTCGGCGGCCGCGTCGCCGAAGAACTGATCTTCGGCAAGGACAAGGTCACCTCCGGGGCTTCGTCGGACATCAGCCAGGCGACGAAGCTCGCCAAGGCCATGGTGACGAAGTGGGGCTTCTCCGACCTCCTGGGGGCCGTCGAGTACGGCGAAAACCAGGAGGAGGTGTTCCTGGGCCACTCGGTCGCGCGCAACCAGAACGTCTCGGAAGAAACCGCTCGGATCATCGACCAGGAGGTCAAGCGTCTGGTGAAGGCCGGCGAGGACGAGGCGCGTCACATCCTGACCACCAAGCTTGAGGAATTGCACATCCTGGCCCGCTCCCTGCTGGAGTACGAGACCCTGTCCGGGGACGAGATCATCGCCGCCTTGAAGGGCGTCGCCCCGTCGCGCGAGGACAAGGAAGCCAAGCGGCCAAACGGCCCTGCGGTCTCCGTGCCCATCTCACCGCGCCCGGCCGACCCTGAGCCGGCCTAG
- a CDS encoding nucleotidyltransferase family protein, with the protein MTDPRAVELEAILRGSPDLMTVMETARDLALPEWLIFSGAIYQRVLNHLTGRPDNYGIKDYDLGYFDLDTSYEAEDAVIRQVATSFNPPLDAMVEVRNQARVHLWFQMKFGEEYAPLGGTEEALERFVSPLFAVGARLEVDGAMTIIAPFGLEDLFAMRLRPNPRRVTAGFPRTSAAIAKRWPEVKIEP; encoded by the coding sequence ATGACCGATCCGCGCGCCGTCGAGCTTGAGGCGATCCTGCGCGGCTCCCCGGACCTGATGACCGTCATGGAGACCGCCCGCGACTTGGCCCTGCCGGAGTGGCTGATCTTCTCCGGCGCGATCTACCAGCGCGTCCTGAACCACCTGACGGGCCGTCCCGACAACTATGGGATCAAAGACTACGACCTCGGCTACTTCGACCTCGACACCAGCTACGAAGCCGAGGACGCGGTGATCCGCCAGGTCGCCACGTCGTTCAATCCGCCGCTGGACGCCATGGTCGAGGTTCGCAACCAGGCCCGCGTCCACCTCTGGTTCCAGATGAAGTTCGGCGAGGAATACGCGCCGCTCGGGGGCACGGAAGAGGCGCTTGAGCGCTTCGTCAGCCCGCTGTTCGCCGTGGGCGCGCGGCTGGAGGTCGACGGCGCCATGACGATCATCGCGCCCTTCGGCCTGGAAGACCTTTTCGCGATGCGACTGCGGCCCAATCCACGACGGGTCACCGCCGGCTTCCCTCGCACCTCGGCCGCGATCGCCAAGCGGTGGCCGGAAGTGAAGATCGAGCCCTAG
- a CDS encoding 5-(carboxyamino)imidazole ribonucleotide synthase: protein MPQFPLPPGSTIGVLGGGQLGRMLAEAASRLGFDVAVLEREADSPAGRVCARLIVAAYDDGEGLRALAEAADVVTFEFENVPAASVAQLAQFGAEVAPGARALAVAQDRFDEKTFLNANGCPTVAFAAASTAAEAIDAVARIGVPALMKTRREGYDGKGQSWVKDVADAGRIFEALGGARVIVEAAAPFVRELSVIAARGRDGEVAVYPLGENQHENGVLRRTSAPADISPPTAAEAERIAARILDGLDYVGVIGVELFEMADGSLLVNEIAPRVHNTGHWTQDGCQVDQFEQHIRAVAGWPLGPTDAIARIEMLNLLGDEAGAWRSLAAEPATRVHLYGKRAAKPGRKMGHVNRVRPL from the coding sequence TTGCCGCAGTTTCCGCTCCCGCCAGGCTCCACTATCGGCGTTCTGGGCGGCGGCCAGCTTGGCCGCATGTTGGCTGAAGCCGCCTCACGCCTGGGCTTTGACGTCGCTGTCCTTGAGCGGGAAGCCGATTCTCCGGCCGGTCGCGTCTGCGCCCGCCTGATCGTCGCCGCCTATGACGACGGCGAGGGCCTGAGGGCCTTGGCCGAAGCCGCCGATGTCGTGACCTTTGAGTTCGAGAACGTCCCCGCCGCCTCCGTCGCCCAGCTCGCCCAGTTCGGGGCCGAGGTCGCACCCGGCGCCCGCGCCCTGGCCGTCGCCCAGGACCGCTTCGACGAGAAGACGTTCCTCAATGCGAACGGCTGCCCCACCGTCGCTTTCGCCGCGGCGAGCACTGCGGCCGAGGCTATCGACGCTGTCGCTCGGATCGGCGTGCCGGCGTTGATGAAAACCCGGCGCGAAGGCTATGACGGCAAGGGCCAGTCCTGGGTGAAGGATGTGGCCGACGCGGGGCGGATTTTCGAAGCCCTCGGCGGCGCACGCGTCATCGTCGAGGCCGCCGCGCCTTTCGTCCGCGAACTGTCAGTGATCGCCGCACGGGGCCGCGACGGCGAAGTCGCTGTCTATCCGCTAGGCGAAAACCAGCATGAGAACGGCGTGCTGCGCCGCACGTCCGCGCCTGCCGACATCAGCCCGCCGACCGCCGCCGAGGCCGAACGCATCGCCGCGCGGATCCTCGACGGCCTGGACTATGTCGGAGTGATTGGCGTCGAACTCTTCGAGATGGCCGACGGGAGCCTGCTGGTGAACGAGATCGCGCCACGTGTGCACAACACCGGCCACTGGACGCAGGACGGCTGTCAGGTCGACCAGTTCGAGCAGCACATTCGCGCCGTCGCCGGTTGGCCGCTCGGCCCTACCGACGCCATCGCCCGCATCGAGATGTTGAACCTGCTGGGCGATGAAGCCGGCGCGTGGCGCAGCCTCGCCGCCGAGCCGGCTACGCGGGTTCACCTGTATGGCAAGCGCGCGGCCAAGCCGGGCCGGAAAATGGGCCACGTCAATCGCGTGCGCCCGCTCTGA
- the folP gene encoding dihydropteroate synthase yields the protein MHSWPERALVMGVLNLTPDSFSDGGRFLEPSAALARAQAMIAEGADILDLGAESTRPGADPVPAEIEIARLVPVITAIRAMSDIAISVDTMKPQVARATMAAGADIWNDVSALTGAPDSLAAAAELGCGVVLMHMQGEPRTMQAEPHYDDVVREVTAALAERAQAALSAGVAREKIWLDPGIGFGKHMTRHNLPLLGSLEGIVALGFPVLLGVSRKRFIGALDDDAAADARLGGSLAAALWGVRAGIAAVRVHDVRETAQALKVWAAIEAASKNA from the coding sequence ATGCACAGCTGGCCTGAACGCGCGCTCGTCATGGGCGTCCTCAACCTGACGCCGGACAGTTTCTCGGACGGCGGGCGGTTCCTGGAGCCGTCCGCGGCCCTGGCGCGCGCGCAGGCTATGATCGCCGAGGGCGCCGACATTCTCGACCTGGGCGCGGAGTCGACGCGGCCGGGCGCCGACCCCGTACCCGCCGAGATCGAAATCGCCCGCCTCGTCCCGGTCATCACCGCGATTAGAGCGATGAGCGACATCGCCATCTCCGTCGACACCATGAAGCCGCAGGTCGCGCGCGCGACCATGGCCGCCGGCGCCGACATCTGGAACGACGTCAGCGCGCTGACCGGCGCGCCTGACAGCCTGGCGGCCGCGGCAGAGCTCGGCTGCGGCGTGGTCCTCATGCATATGCAGGGCGAGCCGCGCACGATGCAGGCCGAGCCGCACTACGACGATGTCGTGCGCGAGGTGACCGCAGCGCTGGCCGAACGCGCGCAGGCCGCGCTCAGCGCCGGTGTCGCCCGCGAGAAGATTTGGCTCGATCCCGGGATCGGCTTTGGCAAGCACATGACCCGCCACAACCTGCCGCTGCTAGGGAGCCTCGAGGGCATTGTCGCCCTAGGCTTTCCTGTCCTGCTGGGCGTGAGCCGCAAGCGGTTCATCGGCGCGCTGGACGACGACGCCGCCGCTGACGCGCGCCTCGGCGGGTCGCTGGCCGCAGCCTTGTGGGGGGTGCGCGCCGGCATCGCCGCAGTGCGCGTCCACGATGTGCGCGAAACCGCCCAGGCCCTGAAGGTCTGGGCGGCCATCGAAGCGGCGTCAAAAAACGCTTAG